TCGGACACTTCGGATGGGACCTGACCTTTCGAGCCCTCCACCTGCTGACCGGTGACGAAGCGGATCAGGCCCTGTACAGCGCGGTCAAGCGGCTTGGATCGGATCAGTCCGTCTGAGTGCCTCAGGCGATGACGCGATGGGCGACCGCGAGGACGCTCGCGCAGCCATCCGTGGCATTGCCGGAGAACCAGCAGTCACCCGCGGGGTGGGCATGCCGACGACAGTGGAAGACCGCGGTGGCCGCAGCCCGCACCGCCTGCATGAACAGATGCGCGGAGCGGTCAGGGTCGGTCGCCAGTGATGAGTCGTCCGCGGTCGCGACCTCGCGTGCTAGTCGACACGCGGCTTCGCCGCCGTCCAGTTCCCGGAGTCGACAGGTGGAGGACGGCCCGGTGAGACACCCGTCTGCCATCACGTGTCCCGTGGCGGCACGTCGAAGTTGAGCGGCCAGGGCCATGCCCTGACCGACGATGTCCTGGGGAGCATCGCCGTGCGTGCCGACTGTCAGACCGCTGATTTCCAGCAGCCACTCGGCTGTTGAAGGTGACACGTGCATCACGGTAACAACATCGGCTGTTCTGTCCGGGATCCTTAGCCCCTCCGTGTGGACATCGTAAGGTCTGCTCACTAGCCTCACGCGCGGGTGAGGAGCTACCACAAAGGACTGGCAATGCTTCAGGAATTCAGAGAGTTCATCATGCGGGGCAACGTGATCGACCTCGCTGTCGCCGTCGTGATCGGTGCCGCGTTCGCGGCGATCATCACCGCGCTGGTCGAGGGGATCATCAACCCGCTGATCGCGCTCCTCGTCGGTCAGCCCTCGATCACCGACGTCGTCGTCACGATCTCCGATACGGACTTCCTGGTCGGGCAGCTGATCGGGCAGATCATCAACTTCGTGCTCGTGGGCTTCGTGCTGTTCCTGGTCGTCAAGGGTGCGAACAAAGCGATGGAGATGCGCAAGCAGCCCGAGGATGAGGGCGAACCCGAAGTGCCCGAGGACGTGCAACTCCTGCGCGACATCCGCGACTCGCTGAAGGCCTCCAGCTAGCCAACACGCCCCCCAGACGCGGCCCGGGATCCGGGCCGCGTCTGTGCGTTCTCACCCCGCCGCCCGGCGGATGCGGTCCATCACGGCGACACCGACACCAATCGGGGGGACGGCCTCGATCACCACATCCTCAAGACCCCAGTCGTCAGCCTGCCGGAGCGCGGCGTACAGCAGGTGCGCCAGGTCCCTCGTGTCCCTCGGCATCCCGAGGATCCGCACGCCTGAGACGTCTGTGACCGGGGTGAGTCCCAGGTAGCCGACCGGGGTGCCCTGCTCGACGAGCTCAGCCACCCGTGACGGGCCTGACCCGATGTCCGCGACATGGACCCGGGCTGCAGGTCGATAGTGCGCATGTCTCGTGCCGGGAGAGGCGGCCAGGTCCGGCAGCCCACCGGTCAGCGCAGCAGGTGTGGCCGTGCCCAACTGCTCGGCGGTGATGGAGCCGGGTCGCAGGATGACCGGGTCCCGACCGCGGCAGTCCACCACCGTCGACTCGATCCCGACCGCGCAGGGACCAGCATCCACGATGATGTCAACACCAGCGGGGAAGTCGGCGGCGACATGCGCCGCCGTCGTGGGGGAGGGGCGACCCGAGCGGTTGGCGCTCGGCGCGGCCAGCGGCACAC
The sequence above is a segment of the Euzebya tangerina genome. Coding sequences within it:
- the mscL gene encoding large conductance mechanosensitive channel protein MscL: MLQEFREFIMRGNVIDLAVAVVIGAAFAAIITALVEGIINPLIALLVGQPSITDVVVTISDTDFLVGQLIGQIINFVLVGFVLFLVVKGANKAMEMRKQPEDEGEPEVPEDVQLLRDIRDSLKASS
- a CDS encoding L-threonylcarbamoyladenylate synthase, whose translation is MSVPSGTTGSELAALLRPAAEVLREGGVVAFPTETVYGLGASALDPAAVEAVFRAKGRPSDNPLIVHVSDLDGARPLAREVTPLAAKLAGAFWPGPLTLVLDADRTVPRITTGGLDTVAVRAPDHAVARELIRQSGVPLAAPSANRSGRPSPTTAAHVAADFPAGVDIIVDAGPCAVGIESTVVDCRGRDPVILRPGSITAEQLGTATPAALTGGLPDLAASPGTRHAHYRPAARVHVADIGSGPSRVAELVEQGTPVGYLGLTPVTDVSGVRILGMPRDTRDLAHLLYAALRQADDWGLEDVVIEAVPPIGVGVAVMDRIRRAAG